AAGTCCATCTTGATGCGATAGCCCAATTACTGTACGAAGAAAGCGATCCAGAGAACCTGAAGACGCTAGAAGGTATTGAGATGACGGTGCGTCAGCAAATTCAGACCCATGTCAGTCCCGAACTCGGTCATTTTTATCCGCACAGCTACTGGCACAGCAGCAGGCCGCAACCGACGCCTGAAAAGCACCTTGGGCGTTCTAAGCATTACAACTCAACAGGCACAGCATCTAGCCGTTTCCCCTATCGTCAAATCAGTCCTCATTTAGAGAATTGTTGCTTGCGCATCAGTGCCAATGTCTCCTATGCTCAAACTGCTAAAGATGTGGCTTATTTAACTGGGATTCAGGTACCAGCCAAACCCAGCAGCGATTGGTGCATCAACAACGGTTTCCTACCCCCAGGCTCATGAAGCTTTAACCGAAGTGAGTGTAGATGGTGGCAAAGTGCGCATCCGCACCCCTTTAGGACACCCTTGTCAGTGGAAAGACTATAAAACCCTGGCAACGCATGTGGGACTCATCGCGGATTATCACAATAATGCCCGGCTCATTGACTGGACTCACCAGCAACCGTTAGCCTCTCCACTGACTTGTTTAGGGGATGGTCATGATGGCATTTGGAATATCATTCGTCAGCTGAGCATACCTGAGCAACGGCGAGAGATTCTGGACTGGTACCATCTGGTGGAAAATCTTCATAAGGTCGGTGGGTCCCTCAAACGTCTGCACCAGGCTGAGCAGCTCTTATGGCAGGGGAAGGTTGATGAAACCTTGGCTCTATTTGAGTCATTGAAGAAAAAGCAGGCCCAAGTCTTTTGCAACTATGTTCGCAAACATCGGCATCGGATCGTCAATTATGACTATTACCAGAGTGAGCAAATCTGCTCTATTGGGTCTGGGGCTGTTGAATCTGCTATCAAGCAGATTAGTCGCAGAGTCAAAATTTCAGGGGCGCAGTGGAATGAAAGTAATGTCCCGCAAGTGCTGGCACATCGGTGTGCTTACCTCAATGGCTTAATTGGAATGCAAAGGTGACATGCTCCCAGCTACAATTCCAATACTAGTGCATTTTCTTGATGATCCTGAAGGAGACATAGCTGGTAGGGCTGCGACCATTTTGGGTGAGATAGCTCGAGAACTGAATAGTACGGCAGCTATTTCAGCTTTAGGTGCAGCCATAACTCATCAGTCTGCTTATGTTCGCAACAATATCATTGATGCTTTGGGAAGCTCATATTCCAAAACGGCCATCCCTTTTCTAGAGGCAGCCTACTCAGATCCTGAATGGGAGAACCGACGGCGGGTGATGGATGCAATGGCCCAAATACCTAGCGAAGAAGTAATACCAACAATCGTTGAAGCTTTTCAGGATTACCATGTCAAGGTTCGTTATGCGGCAATGGAGGCACTAAGATATATCAGTGGAACAAATACTGGATATAAAGTTGCGATTTCCCACTCAAACAATGTATTGCTTCACAATAGCGATCCAGTCATGCGCACAATTGCAGTTGAAGCATTGCAACACTCAGGGGATAAATCAGTACTGCCACTCCTAGAAGCATCATTAACTACTGAAGATAATCCTTTTATTCGTTCTAAAATTAAAAATGCAATAGATAGATTTGAAGAACTACCTGCTAACATTCGGTCTCTACCACCTTGGGACAGAATTCGCTGGCGGATAAAGAGAACAACAGGTAAACATAACGATAAAACATATCAAAAGTCACTGTCTCTAGACAGCCAGATAGACGAAGACATCTTAATTCAAAAATTGCAGACAAAGGGACATGCCGCTCGGTGTGAAGCCATTCGATTATTGAAGGAATGTAATAATAGTGAATTTATGTACTCAACAGCTATAAAAATTATTAGAAATCACTTATTTCAAGTTAAAGATTCAGAAGAAATATATAACATAGTGGAAGA
The genomic region above belongs to Acaryochloris sp. CCMEE 5410 and contains:
- a CDS encoding HEAT repeat domain-containing protein; amino-acid sequence: MLPATIPILVHFLDDPEGDIAGRAATILGEIARELNSTAAISALGAAITHQSAYVRNNIIDALGSSYSKTAIPFLEAAYSDPEWENRRRVMDAMAQIPSEEVIPTIVEAFQDYHVKVRYAAMEALRYISGTNTGYKVAISHSNNVLLHNSDPVMRTIAVEALQHSGDKSVLPLLEASLTTEDNPFIRSKIKNAIDRFEELPANIRSLPPWDRIRWRIKRTTGKHNDKTYQKSLSLDSQIDEDILIQKLQTKGHAARCEAIRLLKECNNSEFMYSTAIKIIRNHLFQVKDSEEIYNIVEELQSIQKQCNFYHNNFYQLAKEFPLEIFSTCWGISAININVKNAYGIAGHVSGNQVIHSSLSKEDTV